A single window of Streptomyces sp. NBC_00464 DNA harbors:
- a CDS encoding serine hydrolase domain-containing protein, whose amino-acid sequence MKNPLDPAALNAAIEHVHRAGMPGLFAEVRDGDQVWRGAAGVADVSTGRPVTADMRHRVGSITKTFTAAAVLQQVESGRIGLDAPVGRYLPELVPGERGAAITVRMLLNHTSGLAEYLPYAYPSLKAFPVLAETSPQSLDDHRFTRFDPVELIEMGVTAPAAGAPGGTPGLYSNTNYLLLVQLLEQATGTTAEHCITRDVIERAGLRDTELPTGTHIDEPHSRLYESWFGMIDPPRDYSVYDMSWVGPSASLISTVADLNRFYAALLAGKIVGPSSLEEMRRTVPVVSQEGRVIEYGLGLHPMEGPGQGTAGRDTSAPGTSGQGTFWGHGGTVWGGGALAMTRADGERQMAVAVNMQRWNGLDSAGRPQPHPIDGALAAFYRLAMYG is encoded by the coding sequence GTGAAGAACCCACTGGATCCCGCCGCCCTGAACGCGGCCATCGAACACGTCCACCGCGCCGGGATGCCGGGCCTGTTCGCCGAGGTGCGTGACGGCGACCAGGTCTGGCGCGGCGCCGCCGGGGTCGCCGATGTCTCCACCGGCCGTCCCGTCACCGCCGACATGCGGCACCGCGTCGGCAGCATCACCAAGACGTTCACCGCTGCCGCGGTCCTGCAACAGGTCGAGAGCGGCCGGATCGGTCTCGACGCACCGGTCGGCCGGTACCTCCCGGAGCTGGTTCCCGGAGAGCGCGGTGCCGCGATCACGGTCCGGATGCTGCTCAACCACACCAGCGGACTCGCCGAGTATCTTCCGTACGCCTACCCGTCCCTCAAGGCGTTCCCCGTCCTCGCGGAAACCAGCCCCCAGAGCCTGGACGACCACCGGTTCACGCGGTTCGACCCCGTCGAACTGATCGAGATGGGGGTGACCGCCCCCGCCGCCGGCGCCCCGGGCGGCACACCCGGGCTGTACTCCAACACCAACTACCTGCTCCTCGTCCAGCTCCTGGAACAGGCGACCGGCACCACGGCCGAGCACTGCATCACCCGCGACGTCATCGAGCGCGCCGGGCTCCGGGACACCGAACTCCCCACCGGAACGCACATCGACGAACCGCACTCGCGGCTCTACGAGTCATGGTTCGGCATGATCGATCCGCCGCGCGACTACAGCGTCTACGACATGTCGTGGGTGGGCCCGTCGGCCTCACTGATATCGACCGTCGCGGACCTCAACCGGTTCTACGCCGCGCTGCTCGCCGGGAAGATCGTCGGCCCGTCGTCGCTGGAGGAGATGCGGCGCACGGTCCCGGTCGTCTCCCAGGAGGGAAGGGTGATCGAGTACGGCCTCGGCCTGCACCCGATGGAAGGCCCCGGTCAGGGCACCGCGGGGCGGGACACCTCCGCGCCGGGTACCTCCGGTCAGGGCACCTTCTGGGGACACGGCGGCACGGTCTGGGGCGGTGGCGCGCTGGCCATGACCCGTGCCGACGGCGAGCGGCAGATGGCGGTCGCGGTGAACATGCAGAGGTGGAACGGGCTCGACTCCGCCGGCCGGCCGCAGCCGCACCCCATCGACGGTGCGCTTGCGGCCTTCTACCGGCTGGCGATGTACGGCTGA
- a CDS encoding TetR/AcrR family transcriptional regulator — protein MAGRRRWSTEEILDAAAELLRTSDADSFSVRKLAAALGTDSSSLYRHFRSKTELLRAVADRILLAAMDGYRAEGDWKQRITALALRLREAFGRQPQLAAVWGRYASSGTGSRMVMEEVLQALRASGLPDAEIPVRYHRIAVLIAALIASEAGGSTVGPEEHEQGMELFRVAVLGADPERFPALAHFARDVRPLGVDRRAAFEELLGAQLDQIEGVVAADRSASSA, from the coding sequence ATGGCAGGCCGAAGGCGTTGGTCGACCGAAGAGATCCTGGACGCGGCGGCAGAGTTGCTGCGCACGAGCGACGCGGACTCGTTCAGCGTGCGCAAGCTGGCCGCGGCCCTGGGGACCGATTCCTCCAGCCTCTACCGCCACTTCCGCAGCAAGACCGAACTGCTGCGCGCGGTCGCCGACCGGATCCTCCTGGCCGCGATGGACGGCTACCGCGCCGAGGGCGACTGGAAGCAGCGCATCACGGCCCTGGCCCTGCGCCTGCGTGAGGCCTTCGGCCGGCAGCCGCAACTCGCCGCGGTCTGGGGACGTTACGCGTCGAGCGGCACCGGTTCCCGGATGGTCATGGAGGAGGTGCTGCAGGCGCTGCGCGCGTCGGGGCTGCCCGACGCGGAGATCCCCGTGCGCTACCACCGGATCGCGGTCCTCATCGCCGCGTTGATCGCATCCGAGGCCGGGGGCAGCACGGTCGGCCCGGAGGAGCATGAGCAGGGCATGGAGCTGTTCCGCGTGGCGGTGCTGGGCGCCGACCCCGAACGCTTCCCCGCCCTGGCCCACTTCGCCCGCGACGTCCGCCCCCTCGGCGTGGACCGCCGCGCCGCGTTCGAGGAGCTTCTCGGTGCCCAACTCGACCAGATCGAGGGCGTAGTCGCCGCGGACCGGTCAGCGTCGTCGGCTTGA
- a CDS encoding helix-turn-helix domain-containing protein, translating to MPTVALLAAGELLHFELAVAYEIFGNPPREATEGWYDVQLCGPGPVQVGPFKVEPDHGLDRVAAADTVIVPACVDIDVPPPADLVEAVRAAHEAGARVASLCTGAFVLGAAGLLDGRRATTHWAHAAELSARHPQAEVDPDVLYTDNGSVLTSAGKAAAVDLCLHLIHLDHGAAVANSVARRLVMQPHRPGGQAQFVSTPVQVSGDHALAQLLAWVQQRLDQPLSVTDMARKANTSPRHLGRQFRSVIGQTPIQWLLIQRVRRAQELLEATDESVEAVARAVGMGTATTLRRQFKKIVGVPPDSYRRAFRGARPV from the coding sequence ATGCCAACTGTCGCTCTGCTGGCCGCCGGTGAGCTGCTGCACTTCGAACTGGCGGTGGCGTACGAGATCTTCGGCAACCCGCCGCGCGAGGCGACGGAGGGCTGGTACGACGTACAGCTCTGCGGTCCGGGTCCGGTGCAGGTCGGTCCGTTCAAGGTCGAGCCCGATCACGGGCTGGACCGGGTGGCGGCCGCCGACACCGTGATCGTTCCGGCGTGCGTCGACATCGACGTACCGCCGCCGGCGGACCTGGTCGAGGCGGTGCGCGCGGCGCACGAGGCGGGCGCGCGGGTCGCCTCGCTGTGCACCGGGGCGTTCGTGCTCGGTGCGGCGGGCCTGCTGGACGGCCGGCGGGCCACCACCCACTGGGCCCACGCCGCCGAGCTGAGCGCCCGCCATCCGCAGGCCGAGGTCGACCCGGACGTCCTGTACACCGACAACGGCAGCGTGCTCACGTCCGCGGGCAAGGCCGCCGCCGTGGACCTCTGCCTGCACCTGATCCACCTCGACCACGGGGCGGCCGTCGCCAACTCGGTCGCCCGCCGCCTCGTCATGCAGCCCCACCGGCCGGGCGGCCAGGCCCAGTTCGTGTCCACTCCGGTGCAGGTCTCGGGCGACCACGCGCTCGCCCAGCTGCTCGCCTGGGTCCAGCAGCGGCTGGACCAGCCGCTGTCCGTGACCGACATGGCGCGGAAGGCGAACACGAGCCCGCGTCACCTCGGACGGCAGTTCCGGTCGGTGATCGGGCAGACACCGATCCAGTGGCTCCTGATCCAGCGCGTGCGCCGCGCCCAGGAGCTGCTGGAGGCCACCGACGAGAGCGTCGAGGCGGTGGCCCGGGCCGTCGGCATGGGGACCGCCACGACGCTGCGGCGCCAGTTCAAGAAGATCGTCGGCGTCCCGCCGGACAGCTACCGGCGCGCGTTCCGCGGCGCCAGGCCCGTCTGA
- a CDS encoding saccharopine dehydrogenase family protein: protein MSTAAAVVVYGATGHTGRFIVAELRRRGFAPVVSGRNTARLEALAAEWGDVEVRPAGVDDAGALDRALAGAAAVINCAGPFAVTGGPVVEAALRAGIPYVDVAAEIEANVAMFADHAEAARRSGVPVVPAMAFYGGLGDLLVTAAMGEWTAADSVDVAYGLSSWRPTAGTREAGQVSHERRAGRRVRFADGALRYHDDKVSQAEWLFPEPLGRRTVVSEFTMADVVTVPSHVKVPEVRTHMSVEAAGDLAGKDTPAPEAVDALGRSDQTFVVDVLVRAGGVERRATARGQDIYAVTAPLAVEAVGRILAGRTRTTGVASAGAMFDAADFLRALTPYVTVELPA, encoded by the coding sequence ATGAGTACAGCGGCTGCGGTAGTGGTCTACGGGGCGACCGGGCACACCGGTCGATTCATCGTCGCCGAGCTGCGCCGGCGCGGCTTCGCCCCGGTCGTCTCCGGCCGGAACACCGCCCGCCTGGAGGCGCTGGCGGCCGAGTGGGGCGATGTGGAGGTGCGGCCGGCCGGCGTCGACGACGCGGGTGCGCTGGACCGGGCCCTCGCCGGGGCGGCTGCCGTCATCAACTGCGCCGGCCCCTTCGCGGTGACCGGCGGCCCGGTCGTCGAGGCGGCCCTGCGGGCGGGGATTCCGTACGTCGACGTCGCGGCGGAGATCGAGGCGAACGTCGCGATGTTCGCCGACCACGCGGAGGCGGCCCGGAGGTCGGGCGTCCCGGTGGTGCCGGCGATGGCCTTCTACGGCGGTCTCGGCGATCTGCTGGTCACCGCGGCGATGGGCGAGTGGACGGCCGCGGACTCGGTGGATGTGGCGTACGGACTGAGCAGTTGGCGTCCGACAGCGGGCACCAGGGAGGCCGGACAGGTCTCCCACGAGCGCCGCGCCGGCCGCCGGGTGCGGTTCGCGGACGGCGCGCTGCGCTACCACGACGACAAGGTGTCGCAGGCGGAGTGGCTCTTCCCCGAACCGCTGGGGCGGCGCACGGTGGTCTCGGAGTTCACCATGGCCGACGTCGTCACCGTCCCCAGCCATGTGAAGGTGCCCGAGGTCCGTACCCACATGTCCGTGGAGGCGGCGGGCGACCTGGCCGGGAAGGACACTCCGGCGCCGGAGGCGGTCGACGCGCTGGGCCGCTCGGACCAGACGTTCGTCGTCGACGTCCTGGTCCGCGCGGGCGGCGTCGAGCGCCGCGCCACGGCGCGTGGCCAGGACATCTACGCGGTCACCGCGCCCCTGGCGGTGGAGGCCGTCGGGCGCATCCTGGCCGGCCGCACGCGGACCACGGGGGTGGCATCGGCCGGTGCGATGTTCGACGCGGCGGACTTCCTCCGCGCGCTGACCCCGTACGTGACGGTCGAGCTTCCGGCCTGA
- a CDS encoding phosphotransferase family protein, protein MTAASWSTHALDLGPETVTKRFRPGSREQSAREWRALTLLDAHAPGLAPAPRQADLAADEPTVVMSRLPGGPLRGRRLGDRQLDALATAVSEVYGAVPAHVLDEVPVRPGHRQYLTGRIRAWAPRARPRVGPEVGWAMDGGLEWLAGTGLERSGLGPPDVRPVFGPGDGNLANYLWDGSRVRIVDFEESGRSDRPLELAEITEHVAAWVDEPLDAEAFLGRFDLDAGERSLLLETRRLLALVWLFLLAFDDPDHPRNPPGTAERQAARLSRLLA, encoded by the coding sequence ATGACTGCCGCCTCCTGGAGCACACACGCCCTCGACCTCGGCCCCGAGACGGTGACCAAGAGGTTCCGTCCCGGCTCCCGCGAGCAGAGCGCGCGCGAATGGCGGGCGCTCACGCTCCTGGACGCCCATGCGCCCGGACTCGCCCCCGCACCCCGGCAGGCGGATCTCGCCGCCGACGAGCCGACCGTGGTGATGTCCCGGCTGCCGGGCGGGCCGCTCCGGGGCCGGCGGCTCGGCGACCGGCAGCTCGACGCCCTGGCGACGGCGGTGAGCGAGGTGTACGGGGCGGTGCCCGCTCACGTACTGGACGAGGTGCCCGTCAGGCCGGGGCACCGGCAGTACCTGACCGGCCGGATCCGGGCCTGGGCACCGCGGGCCCGCCCCCGGGTGGGTCCGGAGGTGGGCTGGGCCATGGACGGCGGGCTGGAATGGCTGGCGGGCACGGGGCTGGAGAGATCCGGGCTCGGGCCGCCGGATGTCCGCCCGGTGTTCGGCCCCGGGGACGGCAATCTCGCCAACTACCTCTGGGACGGCTCCCGGGTACGGATCGTGGACTTCGAGGAGTCCGGCCGCAGCGACCGTCCGCTCGAACTGGCGGAGATCACCGAGCACGTGGCCGCCTGGGTCGACGAGCCCCTGGATGCCGAGGCGTTCCTCGGCCGGTTCGACCTGGACGCCGGCGAGCGGTCCCTCCTGCTCGAAACCCGTCGGCTGTTGGCGCTCGTGTGGCTGTTCCTGCTCGCCTTCGACGACCCCGACCATCCGCGCAACCCTCCGGGGACCGCCGAACGGCAGGCCGCGCGGTTGTCCCGGCTGCTGGCCTGA
- a CDS encoding alpha/beta fold hydrolase, which yields MATFSASDGTRLAYRTYGEGEPVVCIPGGPADSRYLGDLGGLSVHRRLIVSDLRGTGRSAVPEDVSTYRCDRLVDDVEALRRHLGLARTDLLGHSAGANIAVQYAARHPSRVGRLALIAPGARAVGIDITGEERRALARLRSGEPWFPGAFAALEAITRGTGRDWAAVDPFFYGRWDAAAREHHAASRPDNPEAVALFGAEGAFDPAATRAALAGFGAPVLLLAGEFDLNSPPRSTAAFAGLFPDAALVVQEGAGHCPWVDDAGRFVEAVAAFLG from the coding sequence ATGGCCACCTTCAGCGCATCCGACGGAACCCGTCTCGCCTATCGCACGTACGGAGAGGGCGAACCCGTCGTCTGCATCCCCGGAGGCCCCGCGGACTCCCGCTACCTGGGCGACCTCGGCGGCCTGTCCGTCCACCGCCGGCTGATCGTTTCGGACCTGCGCGGCACCGGCCGGTCGGCGGTTCCCGAGGACGTCTCCACCTACCGCTGCGACCGCCTCGTCGACGACGTGGAGGCGCTCCGCCGCCACCTCGGCCTTGCCCGTACGGACCTGCTCGGTCATTCGGCGGGCGCGAACATCGCGGTGCAGTACGCGGCCCGCCACCCGTCGCGCGTCGGCCGGCTCGCCCTGATCGCCCCGGGCGCCCGGGCCGTCGGCATCGACATCACGGGAGAGGAGCGCCGCGCGCTCGCACGGCTGCGGAGCGGCGAGCCGTGGTTCCCGGGGGCGTTCGCCGCGCTGGAGGCGATCACCCGGGGGACGGGCAGGGACTGGGCGGCTGTCGACCCGTTCTTCTACGGCCGGTGGGATGCGGCGGCACGCGAGCACCATGCGGCGAGCCGGCCGGACAACCCGGAGGCCGTCGCCCTCTTCGGAGCCGAGGGCGCCTTCGACCCGGCGGCCACCCGTGCGGCGCTGGCCGGCTTCGGGGCGCCCGTCCTGCTGCTGGCAGGGGAGTTCGACCTGAACAGCCCGCCCCGCTCGACGGCCGCCTTCGCCGGGCTGTTCCCCGACGCGGCGCTCGTCGTGCAGGAGGGGGCGGGGCACTGTCCGTGGGTCGACGACGCGGGCCGGTTCGTGGAGGCCGTGGCGGCCTTTCTCGGGTGA
- a CDS encoding sigma-70 family RNA polymerase sigma factor, translating into MAAGKSTENTEKTQQPAGTQPPAALTEEQAGRMLAGMNDVIRAGEEMRKLRAEMIKVFIGFGWTQDRIARLTEMSQPAVSKQVTKYREADPAPPMDLSLDQHDAPWLEGRLWGLAEDLSETYADTARCTRCVGALARGKKRFTPENVDELRRLVEEDLRLHAAELPDGHRRAYDEISRGLDVRSGTSAAPAGPASVRRTLAHRIQRDRLRGGTP; encoded by the coding sequence GTGGCAGCCGGAAAGAGCACCGAGAACACCGAGAAGACCCAGCAGCCCGCGGGGACACAGCCCCCCGCGGCGCTCACCGAGGAGCAGGCCGGGCGGATGCTCGCCGGTATGAACGACGTCATCCGGGCCGGCGAGGAGATGCGGAAGCTCCGCGCCGAGATGATCAAGGTGTTCATCGGCTTCGGCTGGACCCAGGACCGCATCGCCCGGCTCACCGAGATGAGTCAGCCGGCCGTGTCCAAGCAGGTCACGAAGTACCGGGAAGCCGATCCCGCTCCGCCGATGGACCTCTCCCTCGACCAGCACGACGCGCCGTGGCTCGAAGGGCGCCTGTGGGGCCTGGCCGAGGACCTCTCGGAGACGTACGCCGACACCGCCCGCTGCACCCGCTGCGTCGGCGCGCTCGCCCGGGGGAAGAAACGCTTCACTCCCGAGAACGTCGACGAACTGCGCCGGCTCGTCGAGGAGGACCTGCGGCTGCATGCCGCGGAACTGCCCGACGGCCACCGGAGGGCGTACGACGAGATCAGCCGCGGTCTCGACGTACGGTCCGGGACGTCCGCCGCCCCGGCCGGCCCGGCATCCGTACGACGCACCCTCGCCCACCGGATCCAGCGCGACCGGCTGAGGGGCGGGACGCCCTGA
- a CDS encoding MFS transporter → MTGRATTRPAPAEERLFSRRYAAATFSFAAVMFLTGFAALAVVPMLPVAARDLDGVPLYPLVAGCFVAASLFGGVLGGDWADRAGAGRPLAAGVVLAVVTLVVSATSTSIWQLAVGRFLDGVAAGMIAVAINTAIAHAYPDRLRAKALALMSTCWIIPSLTGPPLAGLVAAWWSWRVVFFGLAALTVIPSLVVVVMLRSPSWQAPSKPASDAVENRTPRPALMVAAAVSVGAALGQYAVSGWDLRHLLCGAAGLALLVVCVPRLLPPGTWRAARGLPAAVLLRGLTSGAYFTLEAFVPLLLTTARRVPPVQTGLAFTGAAIAWAGSSWLQGRLQGRVSRHGLVTAGALVMGAAVAVAAVGTLPALPALTAAGAMVLAAVGMGMAAPSLTLLSLTHSPPGRQGYASSAMQTSQNLGQMAVMGVASAVFNLFLGFGSAELPGYAAAFGLLLVPSVLAASLAVRARST, encoded by the coding sequence ATGACCGGCCGGGCGACGACGCGGCCGGCGCCCGCCGAGGAGCGGCTGTTCTCGCGGAGGTACGCCGCCGCCACGTTCAGCTTCGCCGCGGTCATGTTCCTGACGGGGTTCGCCGCGCTCGCCGTCGTGCCCATGCTGCCGGTGGCCGCCCGCGACCTGGACGGGGTACCGCTCTACCCGCTGGTGGCGGGCTGTTTCGTCGCCGCGAGCCTGTTCGGCGGGGTGCTGGGCGGTGACTGGGCGGACCGCGCCGGGGCGGGACGCCCGCTGGCGGCGGGTGTGGTGCTCGCCGTGGTCACCCTGGTCGTGTCGGCCACCAGCACCTCCATCTGGCAGCTGGCGGTCGGCCGCTTCCTGGACGGGGTGGCGGCCGGGATGATCGCGGTGGCCATCAACACGGCCATCGCGCACGCCTATCCGGACCGGCTGCGGGCGAAGGCCCTGGCGCTGATGAGCACCTGCTGGATCATCCCGTCGCTGACCGGACCGCCGCTGGCGGGTCTCGTGGCCGCCTGGTGGTCCTGGCGCGTCGTGTTCTTCGGCCTGGCCGCCCTGACCGTGATCCCGTCGCTGGTCGTGGTCGTCATGCTGCGCAGCCCCTCCTGGCAGGCTCCCTCGAAGCCGGCCTCCGACGCGGTGGAGAACCGGACACCGCGGCCCGCGCTGATGGTCGCGGCGGCGGTGAGCGTGGGTGCGGCGCTGGGGCAGTACGCCGTCTCGGGCTGGGACCTGCGCCATCTGCTGTGCGGGGCGGCGGGGCTCGCCCTGCTGGTGGTGTGCGTACCGAGGCTGCTGCCGCCCGGCACCTGGCGGGCCGCGCGCGGACTGCCCGCCGCCGTGCTGCTGCGCGGGCTGACGTCGGGGGCGTACTTCACCCTGGAGGCCTTCGTGCCCCTGCTGCTGACCACTGCCCGGCGCGTGCCGCCCGTGCAGACCGGACTGGCCTTCACGGGAGCCGCGATCGCCTGGGCGGGTTCCTCCTGGCTGCAGGGCCGCCTCCAGGGGCGTGTCTCCCGCCACGGGCTGGTCACGGCCGGTGCCCTGGTGATGGGGGCGGCGGTGGCGGTCGCCGCGGTGGGGACGCTGCCCGCGCTGCCCGCCCTGACCGCCGCCGGGGCCATGGTCCTCGCGGCCGTCGGCATGGGCATGGCCGCCCCGTCGCTCACCCTGCTCTCGCTCACGCACAGCCCGCCGGGCAGGCAGGGGTACGCGAGCAGTGCGATGCAGACCAGTCAGAACCTGGGCCAGATGGCGGTGATGGGTGTGGCCTCCGCCGTGTTCAACCTCTTCCTGGGCTTCGGCTCCGCCGAACTGCCGGGGTACGCCGCCGCCTTCGGCCTGCTGCTCGTGCCCAGCGTCCTGGCGGCGAGCCTCGCCGTCCGCGCCCGCAGCACCTGA
- a CDS encoding MarR family winged helix-turn-helix transcriptional regulator, translating to MTAMAPTRTTPDLSYLLDHTSHVLRTQMSAALAEIGLTARMHCVLVHALEEERTQIQLAEIGDMDKTTMVVTVDALESAGLAERRPSSRDRRARIIAVTEKGAALAAQSQEIVDRVHKEALSSLPRTDRETLLHALNQLAGEHLATPAENPRPVRRARQSQK from the coding sequence ATGACCGCCATGGCACCCACCCGCACCACACCGGACCTCTCGTACCTCCTGGACCACACCAGCCACGTCCTGCGGACCCAGATGTCGGCAGCGCTCGCCGAGATCGGGCTCACCGCCCGCATGCACTGCGTGCTGGTCCACGCCCTGGAGGAGGAGCGCACCCAGATCCAGCTCGCCGAGATCGGCGACATGGACAAGACCACGATGGTGGTGACGGTGGACGCCCTGGAGAGCGCGGGCCTCGCCGAGCGCCGCCCCTCCAGCCGGGACCGGCGGGCGCGGATCATCGCGGTCACCGAGAAGGGCGCCGCACTCGCCGCGCAGAGCCAGGAGATCGTCGACCGGGTGCACAAGGAGGCGCTGAGCAGCCTCCCCCGCACGGACCGGGAGACCCTCCTGCACGCCCTGAACCAGCTGGCCGGCGAGCACCTGGCCACCCCGGCCGAGAACCCGCGTCCGGTACGCAGGGCCCGGCAGAGCCAGAAGTAG
- a CDS encoding DHA2 family efflux MFS transporter permease subunit produces the protein MSATAPTAPKAPAPAPAPPTTRSRRLALGVIATGLLMTVLDGSIVTVAMPAIQNDLGFTPGGLSWVVNAYLIAFGGLLLLSGRLGDLIGRRRMFLAGTAVFTAASVLAGAAGSPALLITARFLQGAGSAMASAVGLGILVTLFTERRERARAIAVFSFTGAAGASIGQVLGGILTDAFGWHWIFFINLPIGLAVLLVALRVLPADRGPGLAAGADAVGAFLVTAGVMLGIYSVVEVESYGWLSLHTIGLGALALALLALFVARQATAPAPLLPLRILASRSVAGANLVQILMVAALFSFQILVALYLQRVLGYGATATGLAMLPAAAVIGAVSLGVSARLSARFGDRNVLLLGLALLIGVLGLLTRLPVHAHYAADLLPVMFLAAGFGLALPALTTLGMSGAGEADAGLASGLFNTTQQLGMAMGVAVLSTLAASRTDTLLADGSSRAEALTGGYHLAFAVGTGLLATAFLVALAVLRRPDRATAAAPSA, from the coding sequence ATGTCTGCCACCGCACCCACCGCACCCAAAGCTCCCGCCCCCGCACCCGCACCCCCCACCACCCGCTCACGCCGCCTCGCCCTCGGCGTGATCGCCACCGGTCTGCTGATGACCGTGCTCGACGGCTCGATCGTGACGGTGGCGATGCCCGCCATCCAGAACGACCTCGGGTTCACACCCGGCGGCCTCAGCTGGGTCGTCAACGCCTACCTGATCGCCTTCGGCGGCCTGCTGCTGCTCTCGGGCCGGCTCGGCGACCTCATCGGCCGCAGGCGGATGTTCCTGGCCGGCACCGCGGTCTTCACCGCCGCCTCCGTACTGGCCGGGGCGGCCGGCTCCCCCGCCCTCCTCATCACCGCGCGCTTCCTCCAGGGCGCCGGCAGCGCCATGGCCTCCGCGGTCGGCCTCGGCATCCTCGTCACCCTCTTCACCGAGCGCCGCGAACGGGCCCGCGCCATCGCCGTGTTCAGCTTCACCGGCGCCGCAGGGGCCTCGATCGGCCAGGTGCTGGGCGGGATCCTGACCGACGCCTTCGGCTGGCACTGGATCTTCTTCATCAACCTGCCGATCGGTCTCGCGGTCCTCCTCGTCGCGCTGCGTGTGCTGCCCGCCGACCGCGGGCCCGGTCTCGCGGCCGGCGCCGACGCCGTCGGCGCGTTCCTGGTCACCGCCGGGGTGATGCTGGGCATCTACTCCGTCGTCGAGGTCGAGTCGTACGGATGGCTGTCGTTGCACACGATCGGCCTCGGCGCCCTCGCACTGGCCCTGCTCGCCCTGTTCGTCGCCCGCCAGGCCACGGCCCCGGCCCCGCTCCTTCCCCTGCGGATCCTCGCGTCCCGGAGCGTCGCGGGCGCCAACCTGGTCCAGATCCTCATGGTGGCCGCGCTGTTCTCGTTCCAGATCCTGGTCGCGCTGTATCTGCAACGGGTCCTCGGCTACGGGGCCACCGCCACCGGGCTCGCCATGCTGCCGGCGGCCGCGGTCATCGGTGCGGTGTCGCTCGGGGTGTCGGCCCGCCTCAGCGCACGGTTCGGCGACCGCAACGTCCTGCTTCTGGGGCTGGCCCTGCTGATCGGGGTGCTCGGGCTCCTCACCCGGCTCCCCGTCCACGCGCACTACGCCGCCGATCTGCTCCCGGTGATGTTCCTCGCCGCCGGATTCGGCCTCGCCCTCCCCGCGTTGACCACGCTCGGCATGTCGGGGGCAGGTGAGGCGGACGCCGGGCTCGCCTCCGGGTTGTTCAACACCACCCAGCAGCTCGGCATGGCCATGGGCGTCGCCGTCCTGTCCACGCTGGCGGCCTCCCGTACGGACACCCTGCTCGCCGACGGCAGCAGCCGCGCCGAGGCGCTGACCGGCGGCTACCACCTGGCGTTCGCCGTCGGCACCGGCCTGCTCGCCACCGCCTTCCTCGTCGCACTCGCGGTACTCAGGCGGCCGGACCGCGCGACCGCAGCCGCCCCGTCCGCCTGA
- a CDS encoding pyridoxamine 5'-phosphate oxidase family protein: MTTHPTTDTAPTITTDTAPTITTDTDTGPGNGPAPRTLTEAELSQLLGEQQFGVLASVRRTGHPHLTTVLYSWDAKERVVRVSSTADRLKPRQLRTDPHAALHVNGPDVFSFAVAEGEAEVSAPAAVPGDAVSRELLSLTPGFEDPAEEAAFLAQVVADRRVVIRIRVSRLYGTALDIPAAD, from the coding sequence ATGACCACGCACCCCACCACCGACACCGCTCCCACCATCACCACCGACACCGCTCCCACCATCACCACCGACACCGACACCGGTCCCGGCAACGGCCCCGCCCCGCGCACACTCACCGAAGCGGAACTCTCCCAACTCCTCGGCGAGCAGCAGTTCGGCGTCCTCGCGAGCGTGCGGCGCACCGGGCACCCCCACCTGACGACGGTGCTCTACTCCTGGGACGCGAAGGAGCGCGTGGTGCGCGTGTCCAGCACCGCCGACCGCCTCAAGCCGCGTCAGCTGCGTACCGATCCGCATGCGGCACTGCACGTCAACGGCCCGGACGTGTTCTCGTTCGCGGTGGCCGAGGGCGAGGCCGAGGTGTCCGCTCCGGCCGCCGTGCCCGGTGACGCGGTCAGCCGCGAACTCCTGTCCCTGACGCCCGGTTTCGAGGACCCGGCCGAGGAGGCGGCCTTCCTGGCCCAGGTGGTCGCGGACCGGCGCGTGGTGATCCGGATCCGGGTCTCCCGCCTGTACGGAACGGCGCTGGACATCCCCGCCGCGGACTGA
- a CDS encoding DUF2199 domain-containing protein, which translates to MGYSTMAPDVWDASLESDPDSMLSTDQCIVRHEHYFIKGLIEIPVAGSREPFSWGVWVSLSRENFGRALDVWETPGRESEKPYFGWLTTELGLYSPRTTNLKTNAHTRPIGRRPLIELEPTDHPLAVEQRTGITLDRVREIAEAVQHAEDGR; encoded by the coding sequence ATGGGGTACTCGACCATGGCGCCCGACGTCTGGGACGCGAGCCTGGAGAGCGACCCCGACAGCATGCTCTCGACGGACCAGTGCATCGTCAGACACGAGCACTACTTCATCAAGGGCCTGATCGAGATACCCGTGGCCGGCAGCCGGGAGCCGTTCTCCTGGGGCGTCTGGGTGTCCCTGAGCCGGGAGAACTTCGGCCGTGCCCTCGATGTGTGGGAGACCCCGGGCCGGGAGTCCGAGAAGCCGTACTTCGGCTGGCTCACCACCGAGTTGGGGCTCTACTCCCCCCGTACGACCAACCTCAAGACCAATGCGCACACCCGCCCGATCGGCCGGCGCCCGCTCATCGAACTGGAGCCGACCGATCACCCGCTGGCCGTGGAGCAGCGCACCGGCATCACGCTCGACCGGGTCCGGGAGATCGCCGAGGCGGTGCAGCACGCCGAGGACGGCCGATAG